CAATGCAGCCCGATGCACCCTGAAAGATATTACAACCCCATCTAAAACAACGGACAACATTGCCGACTGGAGTTCACCCGGTGAAGTGAATCCAAGACGAGCCAGTCAGATTAATGCCCATTGGCGAGGGCTTCGCGGAGAAATGACCTCCTATGCAGGCATCGTGCGCACTGAAGCAGGATTAGAAGATCTACTACAATTAATCATGAAACGTAAAAAAATTATTGAGGAATATTATTGGAAACATTGTATCACTCGTGATTTTATTGAACTACGTAATATCGTGCTCAATGCGGAATTGATTGTTCGGGCAGCACTGTCAAGAAGGGAATCCCGTGGGGGTCATTATCGCGAAGATTTTCCTCACAAAAATACCAAAGCCGAGGAAAGTATTGCCAGACTAACTTCGCCGCAAAATGCTTTTATTTAATTTGAGGTACCTGGATGTTTGAAAGCCATTCCACTTTTCAACCTGAAAAAACATTAATGCGCGTTACCAATGACATGACAATTTGTCAAAGTGATTATCCACTGGATTGGTATCAGGAAGACTTTATCCCTTATGCTGAGGAATATCTTGCTCTACCAGATCGCAAATTAACTACAGTTCTATCCTGGATGACACCTTATGTAAAAAAGGCACAAAATCATTTTGGTGATAAACTTCTCTTGCTCGCCCATTACTACATGGGTGGTGACATTGTACGACTGGTAGAACAATTCGGGGGACAAATTGGTGATTCTTATCAATTAGCACTGATGGCGGCTAATCACCCTGAGAAATCTGTCATTATTGAGTCGGCTGTCCATTTTATGGCGGAATCCATTGCTATTTTGGCCAACCCACATCAACAAGTTTACATTACCAATCCCAAGTCAGGGTGTACCATGGAAATTTTAGCCAAAGATTTTATGGTGGAGCCTGCTTTTTTAGATCTTAATGAACGATATGGTGCTGAAAATATCTTGCCAGTTTGCTACATGAATACCTCGGGCCGCGTCAAAGCCATGACTGGTGCTCAGGGAGGTGCAGTATGTACCAGTTCCAATGTTAAAAAAATATTCGAATGGGCTCGTCAACAACATAAAAAAATCCTATTTATTCCTGATCGCCATATGGGGGAAAACATTGCCTATTGGTTGGGCATTAAAAATCTTGCTTATTGGCCAGGCGGCACAGCCGGGGCTCAATATTCTCTACTTGCCCAAGATAACAAAACACTAGCACAGTTTGATGAGGCGGAGTTAATTTTATTTTCCAGCGAGTGTGCCGTTCATACACACTATCAGCCTTATATGTGTGAGTATTGGCATAATCTGGGATATACGACAGTCGTGCATCCTGAATGCCGCAATGAGGTCATTCGTGTTGCAGAGCATGCAGGTTCAACCGCTTTTATCTGGGATTATGTCGTCAATGATAGGGCTGGAAGTAAGAAATATGCCATTGGTACAGAAAATCATATGGTGGAAAACGTGAAGCAGCATTGTAAAGCTCTTGGCATTGACGTGGTCAATTTAGCCGAAGCACCTAAAAAAGATCATGAAAAAGGCATGGGATGCGGTTGTGCTACCATGTCACGTAATGATCCTCCCCATTTAGTGGCGTTACTCGATCTTTTGCGTCAGGGAAAAACTATGAGTTATAACGAGGTAAAAGCTGGCGATTTAGTCAATGAATTTACTGGCTCTCGTCAGCGTCTAAAGGAAAAAGATCAACAATGGGTTATTAAAAATGCAAAAAAAGCATTGGAAATGATGATAACAATTACTGAAAATCGCTTGTAAACCTACATGGATTAAATAGGAGTTTTGCCAATGGAAGATGAATATCATTCAATTTATGAAGTGCCAATAGAAACAATGGAGGGTGCTCGAGCTGACTTAAAACCTTACCAACATCAGGTCATGCTCATTGTGAATGTTGCCAGTCGCTGTGGTTTTACCCCGCAATATGCTGAATTGGAGGCACTGCAGAGAGATTATCAGCAAAGAGGATTTAGTGTCTTAGGATTTCCTTGCAATCAATTTTTTCATCAGGAGCCAGGCAGTCATCAGGAAATCAAAGCATTTGCAGACAGTTGTTATAACATTTCTTTTCCCTTATTTGCCAAAATTAATGTAAAAGGTCCAAAGCAGGCCCCTCTTTACGATTACCTTTCCAAAAACATTCAAAAAAAACCTTTGAAATTTGTCCCCTGGAATTTTACAAAATTTCTGGTGGATACTCAGGGAAATGTATTAAAGCAATATTTACCAATGGCTTCTTTTAAAAAAATCCGTCAGGATATTGAGGCTTTATTGCCCCAATAATCTATTGCAGAAAATTGTGACACCAGGCACAGTAATTCCTCTCTGGTGAGAATTTTCAAATATTTGATGAGCTTATAAAAGTTGATTTAATTTGGGATGTTAAGTTTCAGCTAAGATAAAGCTGCTATAATTTTTCATTATTAAAGCAGATAGGTTAATAAATATGCATTACTCGGATACTTATACCCTCCTCAAAAAAATGAAGAACAAACCACTTGCGGCTGATTTTAAGAAAAAACTAAAAGAGTTAGAAACACGGGCCAATAATCCCAGTTTTATTAATTACCTAAAAGAAAAACAACACGATCCACACCCAGATATTTTCGCGTTGCGTAAAAAGTATGATTTGATGCAGTTGCAAAAAGTAGTTGAAGGGATTGAGCATATAACAACAGCAATTCAAGAAGCTAGTAAGAATCCAGTCAATGCAGCTGATCGTAAAACTCTCAGTGAGATCCAAACGGTTCTAAAAGATATTAAAAAGACGGCTAGCAATCATAAATCGAATTATGACATTTATGTAAATTATGACCATTATTATGAATTGGCCAAAAAATTTGCCACGCACTATATTCCCTTTAATCAGTCTAATGATCCATTCAAAGGACCAGATTTTGCGGGCTATTGCTGGGGGCATACTCACCAATATGGAAAACTCGTATCAAAAGGGTTGCTTGACAATTTGTCGGAAGCCTCCAATAAGCAAGTCTATAGAGATTATAAACGGAATTGGACCATTACAGACATTCTTTTTAGACGAATAGGCTGGTATTTCCGTGTCAGTCTTGAACAGCAAATGCGCTCAGCGATTTGGAATGCTTTAAAAGATCTGGATGATAAATCCACGTTTAATTTTAATTTCCTTATTGGTAACGGTTTTCATTCCACCAGTTTGAGAATGGTAGGGAAGGGTATTGAGTATTATGAAAATAATTATGGTGTGGTCAAATTTGATACTCGTGAAGCGGCTGTTAATTTTATAACAGGCCATCTACTTCATGAAGCTGAAAACAGCACCCTCAATTTTATTACCGTTTACAAGCTTCCTTATTCAAATGATCCGAAGCAAGATATGTTTACCGACTTAACGATAGCCCAGGTGGCTAAAGAACAAAAGTCAGTTGAATCAGAAGAAACCGTTGGACATTCTCCTGAATTGAAGAGTGCAATTAAGGCTTTGCAGTCTTATACGGACACCTTGGAAAGGCAGAATGTGAAAGGAAAAATCAAAGCAAACGAACTTCAGCATTTAGTGAAGGAGTTGAACGCTTTGCCAGCGAATGCAGTTAAACAACGCGTGGATGGTATTCTTGCCACCAAAGAGCACAGCCTTATGCTAAACAGAGGGACAGGATTTCATTTCTTTGCCTCAGGTTTCAAAAGCCATAGTACTACAGAAAGTTTATTGCAAGAAATTTCAAGGGCCGCAGGTACCCCTTCCATAACCCTTGAGCTGAAATAAGTGTGTCGATGTGTTATCCTAAACTCACAGTAATGCCGCCCACAAAACTATGGTGAAATAGATTTGGATTATTGCCAAACTGCTTATAAAACTCTAAATCTATAGCTATTCTTGAGGTAAGCATATAAAGCAAACCATAGTCAACTACGGTAGCACTGGCTTCATGAGGGCCAGT
This region of Legionella clemsonensis genomic DNA includes:
- the nadA gene encoding quinolinate synthase NadA; this encodes MFESHSTFQPEKTLMRVTNDMTICQSDYPLDWYQEDFIPYAEEYLALPDRKLTTVLSWMTPYVKKAQNHFGDKLLLLAHYYMGGDIVRLVEQFGGQIGDSYQLALMAANHPEKSVIIESAVHFMAESIAILANPHQQVYITNPKSGCTMEILAKDFMVEPAFLDLNERYGAENILPVCYMNTSGRVKAMTGAQGGAVCTSSNVKKIFEWARQQHKKILFIPDRHMGENIAYWLGIKNLAYWPGGTAGAQYSLLAQDNKTLAQFDEAELILFSSECAVHTHYQPYMCEYWHNLGYTTVVHPECRNEVIRVAEHAGSTAFIWDYVVNDRAGSKKYAIGTENHMVENVKQHCKALGIDVVNLAEAPKKDHEKGMGCGCATMSRNDPPHLVALLDLLRQGKTMSYNEVKAGDLVNEFTGSRQRLKEKDQQWVIKNAKKALEMMITITENRL
- a CDS encoding glutathione peroxidase, encoding MEDEYHSIYEVPIETMEGARADLKPYQHQVMLIVNVASRCGFTPQYAELEALQRDYQQRGFSVLGFPCNQFFHQEPGSHQEIKAFADSCYNISFPLFAKINVKGPKQAPLYDYLSKNIQKKPLKFVPWNFTKFLVDTQGNVLKQYLPMASFKKIRQDIEALLPQ